One region of Ardenticatenales bacterium genomic DNA includes:
- a CDS encoding S41 family peptidase translates to MNNWVRRLLMVGALVITLSVGIGIGVALDRLVFTAFAAPDNVSADAMPAFKLMAEAWNTIDANYVDRAAVESTSLSYGAIAGMVDALGDTGHSRFLTPEMLREEQIQNRGQFEGIGAYVDMRDGLVTIVSPIDNSPAQEAGLQPGDVMMAVDGVDVTTGFTLDEVVQRVLGPAGTQVTLTIFRPDTGETWDVTLTRARIKLVNVTWARIPGTNLAHVRMSAFSQGVTDDLQKALGEIADAGLDGIILDLRNNPGGLLSEAVGTTSQFLGPDNNVLIQRDAQGNEVSTPASANGAALDVPLVVLINQGSASASEIVSGALQDAGRAQLVGETTFGTGTVLNQFALSDGSAMLLATQEWLTPKGRVIWHEGIAPDVAVDLEMDTRPLLPTAERDLSAGQLQSSGDAQLLRAIDLLQGP, encoded by the coding sequence ATGAATAATTGGGTTCGTCGTTTGTTGATGGTAGGCGCGCTGGTGATCACCCTGTCAGTGGGGATTGGCATAGGCGTGGCGCTAGATAGGTTGGTGTTTACCGCATTTGCTGCACCGGATAATGTGAGCGCGGATGCCATGCCGGCATTTAAGCTGATGGCCGAGGCGTGGAACACCATTGACGCCAACTACGTGGACCGGGCAGCCGTCGAGAGTACGTCGCTTTCTTATGGCGCAATTGCCGGCATGGTAGACGCTCTCGGCGACACAGGACACAGCCGCTTCCTCACCCCCGAAATGCTACGCGAAGAACAGATACAGAACCGGGGCCAATTTGAAGGCATCGGTGCTTACGTAGATATGCGCGACGGACTCGTCACCATTGTCTCCCCCATTGACAACTCCCCCGCCCAGGAAGCCGGCCTACAACCAGGTGACGTGATGATGGCCGTGGATGGCGTGGACGTGACCACGGGCTTCACGCTCGACGAAGTCGTGCAGCGCGTGCTGGGGCCGGCCGGGACGCAGGTGACGCTTACCATCTTCAGACCGGACACAGGGGAGACCTGGGACGTAACCCTGACGCGGGCGCGCATCAAACTGGTCAACGTAACCTGGGCGCGGATTCCGGGCACGAACCTGGCCCACGTACGCATGTCGGCCTTCAGCCAGGGCGTCACCGACGATCTGCAAAAAGCGCTGGGCGAAATCGCCGACGCCGGGTTGGATGGCATCATCCTCGACTTGCGTAACAATCCAGGCGGCCTGCTCAGCGAAGCAGTCGGCACAACCAGCCAATTCCTCGGCCCTGACAACAACGTCCTCATACAACGCGACGCCCAGGGCAACGAAGTCAGCACACCCGCCAGCGCCAACGGCGCTGCCCTGGACGTGCCTCTCGTTGTCCTCATCAATCAGGGCAGCGCCAGCGCCAGCGAGATCGTCTCCGGCGCGCTGCAAGATGCCGGACGTGCCCAGCTCGTCGGCGAAACGACATTCGGAACAGGCACGGTCCTCAACCAGTTCGCCCTCTCCGATGGTTCCGCCATGCTGTTGGCAACGCAAGAATGGCTCACCCCCAAAGGGCGCGTCATCTGGCATGAAGGCATCGCCCCCGATGTGGCCGTTGATCTGGAGATGGACACCCGACCGCTGCTGCCCACCGCCGAGCGCGACCTGAGCGCCGGGCAGCTTCAATCGAGCGGGGACGCACAACTGCTGCGTGCCATCGACCTGTTGCAAGGTCCATAG